From Mesomycoplasma dispar, a single genomic window includes:
- a CDS encoding adenine phosphoribosyltransferase, translating to MQINLEKFIRTVEDFPKKGISFKDISPLLADGKALNYAIVEMASLAKDVDIIVGPDARGFLFGTPTAAFLSKPFIMVRKAGKLPGEVEEFAYDLEYGSSILEVQVGMIKPGQKVAIIDDVLATGGTVKAITKMIERTGATVSKIIFLIELEKLQGRKNLESYDVTSLIKVK from the coding sequence ATGCAAATTAACTTAGAAAAATTTATTCGAACTGTCGAGGATTTTCCCAAAAAGGGAATTAGTTTTAAAGACATTTCTCCCCTGCTTGCCGATGGAAAAGCATTAAATTACGCAATCGTTGAAATGGCTTCACTTGCAAAAGATGTTGACATAATTGTCGGACCTGATGCAAGAGGTTTCTTATTCGGAACACCGACCGCCGCCTTTCTTTCAAAACCATTTATAATGGTTCGTAAAGCAGGCAAATTACCAGGCGAAGTTGAGGAATTTGCCTATGATTTAGAATATGGTTCATCCATTTTGGAAGTTCAAGTTGGTATGATAAAACCTGGGCAAAAAGTGGCGATCATTGATGATGTGCTTGCAACCGGAGGGACTGTAAAAGCAATCACAAAAATGATCGAAAGAACTGGTGCTACTGTTTCTAAAATCATCTTTTTAATCGAACTTGAGAAGTTGCAAGGTCGTAAAAATCTTGAAAGTTACGACGTTACTTCTTTAATTAAAGTGAAATAG